In the genome of Aspergillus flavus chromosome 8, complete sequence, one region contains:
- a CDS encoding putative anaphase promoting complex subunit Apc11: MKVTIKEWNGVATWRWDMPEDDVCGICRVQFDGTCPTCKFPGDDCSLLLGKCGHSFHMHCLMTWIQQESSKGLCPMCRQSMPSLKRNFRCQLLLTITTEFEWKQEDDE, encoded by the exons ATGAAGGTCACTATCAAAGAGTGGAACGGGGTTGCCACTTGGCGTTGGGATATGCccgaggatgatgtttgTGGTATCTGTCGCGTCCAGTTCGATGGAACTTGCCCGACTTGCAAATTTCCCGGTGATGATTGTTCACTAC TGCTGGGCAAATGTGGACATTCCTTCCATATG CATTGTCTAATGACTTGGATCCAACAAGAATCTTCGAAGGGGCTTTGTCCGATGTGTCGTCAAAGTATGCCATCCCTAAAGAGGAATTTTCGATGCCAACTGCTGCTAACTATAACCACAGAATTCGAGTGGAaacaagaagatgatgaataA
- a CDS encoding putative thermolabile L-asparaginase (L-asparaginase II) — protein MGKLKDYITTDRNGIIENRHQVHAAIVSSDGTLLYSVGDPSRVTLTRSAAKPAQALAVISTGALEKFGFDEADLALMCASHNSEDRHLARARDMLRKVSAGEKDLRCGGHAALSETVNREWIKRDYTPTAITNNCSGKHAGMLGGARALGAEISDYHLPCNPLQRKVRDVVEELAGLETGPEGVLWGVDGCNLPAPAFPLRNMAKIYAAFAEAADVADGARNASGKDRDMARIFSSMTRYPELVGGEGRFCTVLMRVFRGILIGKVGADGCYGIGIRASEYTRRLGVDGAMGIAVKIEDGNMGVLYSAVTEVLDQLDIGSSDMRRELALFHHPEIVNSAGVVTGSTAHRFHVCGMRSMVGLCSED, from the coding sequence ATGGGCAAGTTAAAGGACTACATAACAACCGACCGAAACGGCATAATCGAAAACCGCCATCAAGTCCACGCCGCAATAGTCTCGAGCGATGGGACACTCCTCTACAGTGTCGGCGATCCGTCCCGAGTAACACTGACCCGCTCTGCCGCCAAACCAGCTCAGGCCCTCGCCGTCATCTCCACCGGGGCGCTGGAAAAGTTCGGCTTTGATGAAGCTGACCTAGCGCTCATGTGCGCTTCGCACAATAGTGAGGACAGACATCTTGCCCGTGCTCGGGACATGCTCCGAAAGGTTTCTGCGGGGGAAAAGGATCTCCGTTGCGGCGGCCATGCTGCGCTATCCGAGACTGTGAATCGGGAGTGGATTAAAAGGGATTATACGCCGACGGCGATCACGAATAACTGTTCCGGGAAGCATGCTGGCATGCTTGGCGGCGCGAGGGCGTTAGGGGCGGAGATTAGTGATTATCATCTGCCCTGTAACCCTCTGCAGCGGAAGGTGAGAGATGTAGTGGAAGAGTTGGCCGGGCTTGAGACAGGGCCTGAAGGTGTATTGTGGGGGGTTGATGGGTGTAACTTGCCAGCGCCTGCGTTTCCACTACGGAATATGGCGAAGATCTATGCTGCATTTGCGGAGGCTGCAGATGTTGCTGACGGTGCTAGAAATGCTTCTGGGAAAGACAGAGATATGGCACGAATTTTCAGCTCCATGACGCGGTACCCCGAGCTTGTTGGTGGAGAGGGGAGGTTCTGTACGGTGCTTATGCGGGTGTTTCGGGGGATACTCATTGGGAAAGTCGGGGCAGATGGGTGTTATGGGATCGGCATACGAGCCTCGGAATATACCAGAAGACTTGGAGTAGACGGTGCGATGGGAATTGCAGTTAAGATCGAAGATGGAAACATGGGAGTCCTTTATTCAGCTGTGACTGAGGTCCTGGACCAGTTGGATATAGGTTCCTCTGATATGCGACGGGAATTGGCTTTGTTTCATCATCCAGAGATTGTTAACTCTGCCGGGGTTGTGACGGGGTCGACTGCTCACCGGTTTCATGTTTGCGGTATGCGTTCCATGGTTGGATTATGTTCTGAAGATTAA